Below is a genomic region from Heliangelus exortis unplaced genomic scaffold, bHelExo1.hap1 Scaffold_75, whole genome shotgun sequence.
CTCCAGCAAGGAGCCGTTGATGTAATCGCGCCAGAAGGCGTCGAGGTAGGTGAGCTCTGAGAACTTGATGTCGCAGATGATGGATCCCAAATCCCGGGATTTGAGGATGGTGTTGGCCTGGTTGAAACGCTCGAATTGCCTCTCCAGAGGGTCCTGTTTGTTGGAGAAGACGTTGCCCTGGAGCGCCGTCTCGTGCTGGCAGTACTCGGCTCGGACCCGCAGGCGGATGtctgggggaggggagaaagggTGAGGGGGGTGAGAGGGTTGGGGAGCAtcacatcccccccaaaaaactcctATGGGATCCTGGGATATCTCCAGAGATGTGGATAGAGGtgaacctcatcctgttcaGGAAGGACAAGAGCTCCTTCATCCAGGAAGGAAGAACTCCCAGCACCACgaggggtttggggttgtgCTGCCGGAAAGCAGCTCCCTTGGGGTCCTTAGGGTGGAGGAGGTTACAGAACACCACATCCCCCCCTGAAACTCCTATGGGATCCTGGGATATCACCGTAgctgaacctcatcccgttCAGGAAGGAGGAGAGTCC
It encodes:
- the DEDD gene encoding death effector domain-containing protein — its product is ISQDPIGVFWGGCDAPQPSHPPHPFSPPPDIRLRVRAEYCQHETALQGNVFSNKQDPLERQFERFNQANTILKSRDLGSIICDIKFSELTYLDAFWRDYINGSLLEALKGVFITDSLKQAVGHEAIKLLVNVDEEDYEVGRQKLLRNLMLQSAP